One stretch of Halobaculum marinum DNA includes these proteins:
- a CDS encoding CobD/CbiB family cobalamin biosynthesis protein: MGLTALAAVALAAGLDATAEEFPGPVHPVALFGRVVDRVNREWARPTAVGVAVAVVLPLAAAAVAWGVVTGVERLVAAVVVGPGGAVAAAVATAVVAGLALFATTSLRMLVGAAREVVAASESDPAAARAASLALVGRDTSSLSPAELRSAAVESAAENLADGLVAPLLAFAVGAQASVAVGVACAAWVKAVNTLDSMLGYPDTPHGTASARLDDAVMWVPARLSAVLLATAARSPTALSTARRWARAPASPNSGWPMATTAAALGARLRKRDAYDLNPDAPLPTPATARTGVQTVSVAGWLAFLLAGVAAWL; this comes from the coding sequence ATGGGGCTGACCGCGCTCGCCGCCGTCGCGCTGGCGGCCGGCCTCGACGCGACCGCCGAGGAGTTCCCCGGGCCAGTCCACCCGGTCGCGCTGTTCGGTCGCGTCGTCGACCGAGTCAACCGCGAGTGGGCCAGACCCACAGCGGTGGGAGTCGCTGTCGCGGTCGTGCTTCCGCTGGCGGCTGCCGCGGTCGCGTGGGGCGTCGTCACCGGCGTCGAGCGACTCGTCGCCGCGGTCGTCGTCGGCCCCGGCGGCGCAGTCGCCGCGGCGGTCGCGACGGCGGTCGTGGCGGGCCTCGCGCTGTTCGCGACGACGAGTCTGCGGATGCTCGTCGGGGCCGCCCGCGAGGTGGTCGCCGCCAGCGAGTCCGACCCCGCGGCCGCGCGGGCGGCGTCGCTCGCGCTGGTGGGCCGCGACACGTCGTCGCTGTCGCCCGCCGAACTCCGGAGCGCGGCCGTCGAGAGCGCCGCCGAGAACCTCGCCGACGGCCTCGTCGCCCCGTTGCTCGCCTTCGCCGTCGGCGCGCAGGCGTCGGTCGCGGTCGGCGTCGCCTGCGCCGCGTGGGTGAAGGCCGTGAACACGCTCGACTCGATGCTGGGGTACCCCGACACGCCACACGGGACCGCCAGCGCCCGCCTCGACGACGCGGTTATGTGGGTCCCCGCCCGCCTGTCTGCCGTGTTGCTCGCGACCGCCGCGCGGTCACCGACCGCGCTGTCGACGGCCCGGCGCTGGGCGCGCGCCCCCGCCTCCCCGAACTCCGGGTGGCCGATGGCGACGACCGCCGCCGCGCTGGGGGCTCGCCTGCGAAAGCGCGACGCCTACGACCTCAACCCCGACGCGCCGCTGCCCACGCCGGCGACCGCCCGCACCGGCGTGCAGACGGTGTCGGTCGCGGGGTGGCTCGCGTTCCTGCTCGCGGGGGTGGCGGCGTGGCTGTGA